From Vidua macroura isolate BioBank_ID:100142 chromosome 8, ASM2450914v1, whole genome shotgun sequence, one genomic window encodes:
- the TSPAN14 gene encoding tetraspanin-14 produces MHYYRYSNAEVSCWYKYLLFSYNIVFWLAGVAFLAAGLWAWSEKGVLSDLTKVTGLHGLDPVVLVLVVGIVMFTLGFAGCVGALRENICLLKFFCGTIVFIFLLELAVAVMAFLFQDWVRDRVKEFFENNIKSYRDDIDLQNIIDSLQRINHCCGAQGPEDWDFNIYFDCKSESKSREKCGVPFSCCIPDPAQKVVNTQCGYDIRKKSKSQWDDQIFVKGCIHALEAWLPRNIYIVAGVFIAISLLQIFGIFLARTLISDIEAVKASNAF; encoded by the exons ATGCACTATTACCGATATTCTAATGCAGAAGTCAGCTGTTGGTACAAATACTTGCTCTTCAGCTACAACATTGTCTTTTGG ctaGCTGGAGTGGCCTTCCTTGCAGCTGGTCTGTGGGCATGGAGTGAAAAG GGTGTATTGTCTGATCTGACAAAGGTGACTGGTCTTCACGGTCTGGACCCAGTGGTGCTTGTCTTAGTGGTGGGAATAGTGATGTTTACTTTGGGATTTGCTGGTTGTGTGGGAGCACTGAGAGAAAACATCTGCCTGCTGAAGTTT TTCTGTGGAACAATTGTGTTTATattcctgctggagctggctgtAGCAGTTATGGCTTTCCTGTTCCAGGACTGGGTGAGGGACAGGGTAAAAGAATTCTTTGAGAATAACATTAAATCCTACAGAGATGACATTGACCTCCAGAACATCATTGATTCACTACAGAGAATT AACCATTGCTGTGGTGCCCAAGGTCCAGAAGACTGGGACTTCAATATATACTTTGACTGCAAGAGTGAAAGCAAAAGTCGTGAGAAGTGCGGAGTTCCTTTTTCCTGTTGTATACCTGATCCTGCT CAAAAAGTTGTGAATACACAGTGTGGCTATGATATCAGAAAGAAG AGCAAAAGTCAATGGGATGATCAGATTTTTGTCAAAGGATGTATTCATGCGCTTGAAGCTTGGTTACCCCGAAATATCTACATTGTTGCAGGTGTCTTCATAGCTATCTCACTGCTCCAG atttttgggattttcctaGCCAGAACACTGATTTCTGATATTGAAGCTGTAAAGGCAAGTAATGCCTTCTGA
- the LOC128810920 gene encoding LOW QUALITY PROTEIN: rap1 GTPase-GDP dissociation stimulator 1-like (The sequence of the model RefSeq protein was modified relative to this genomic sequence to represent the inferred CDS: deleted 2 bases in 1 codon), whose translation MLWAAHQLESHNIFPLTHSVVAVKDTDSQQISCSLLFPFWKATAFMETLNKHLEYLGLCGDDTEAEDQILESLNGILLAITEDKQRSFRLLRGSGIFPTLAKILKGNPRCAVKAAHVLSEIAKNEDMKKPCIDADLVLALIPLLESTDQEMLLHAGRAIGRICYDNRGLQEELVKVGVIPSLVRILTDYAETESLVHVALLALYNLADLDSAKEALSMTKVAEQLVKQLRRAESHERLEIVFEVLQALAENDTLKVQLVDAGVPEVLSEILLRLHGSSQAEDTCIVKAASDLIVSLLLGDGNCLRMFQLGVVHQLLDLLEKHVQSGDTSVQQAALSALQSLAVPVVSKVQMLEEGVAERIEALLRAESPPVQFKLLGTLRTLADGQADAAEILGQDPQLLNRLVQWCSVSDHSGICGEANRLLASILHHNRSQEVVKAIQAAQGVKHLVSMTTSEHAAMQNEALNALAIASAIDLETLEESFKESQLVQSLHKLLRDDNTSPEVKYNSMGLLCRLLNSGDLRQEIEEDKIKDTLEQLCSHSNADVVKEAITTLQVLRGETPH comes from the exons AAACCCTGAATAAGCACCTGGAATACCTTGGGCTTTGTGGAGATGACACAGAAGCTGAAGATCAGATCCTTGAAAGTTTGAATGGGATTCTCCTGGCTATTACTGAAGATA agcagagatcCTTCCGCCTACTCAGAGGGAGTGGGATCTTCCCAACTTTGGCAAAAATCCTGAAGGGCAATCCACGATGTGCAGTGAAAGCAGCCCACGTGCTCTCAGAGATAGCCAAAAATG AGGACATGAAGAAACCATGTATTGACGCCGATTTGGTTCTAGCACTGATACCTTTGCTGGAGAGCACAGACCAAGAAATGCTGCTCCATGCCGGGAGGGCCATTGGCCGTATCTGTTACGATAACC GGGGCCTTCAGGAAGAGCTGGTGAAGGTTGGAGTAATCCCATCGCTGGTCCGAATATTAACTGACTATGCAGAGACTGAATCACTTGTCCACGTTGCTCTATTGGCCTTGTACAATCTGGCAGACCTTG ATTCAGCCAAGGAAGCCCTAAGCATGACAAAAGTTGCTGAACAACTCGTGAAACAactgaggagagcagagagccATGAGAGGTTAGAAATTGTCTTTGAGGTCCTGCAAGCACTTGCAGAAAATG ATACTCTGAAAGTGCAGTTGGTGGATGCAGGTGTGCCAGAGGTGCTGTCCGAGATCCTGCTGAGGCTCCACGGCAGTTCCCAGGCTGAAGATACATGCATTGTGAAGGCTGCATCGGATCTCATTGTCTCTCTGCTTCTTGGAG ATGGCAACTGTCTGCGAATGTTCCAGCTGGGAGTCGTTCACCAGCTCCTGGATCTGCTGGAGAAGCACGTGCAGAGCGGGGACACCTCTGTGCAACAGGCTGCGCTCAGCGCCCTGCAGAGCCTCGCTGTTCCAG TTGTCAGCAAGGTTCAGATGCTGGAGGAAGGTGTCGCAGAGCGGATCGAGGCACTTCTAAGGGCAGAGAGCCCTCCTGTGCAGTTTAAACTCCTTGGAACATTACGGACCTTAGCAGATGGCCAAG ctgatGCAGCAGAAATCCTGGGCCAAGACCCCCAGCTGCTCAACAGGCTCGTGCAGTGGTGCAGTGTGAGCGACCACAGCGGCATCTGCGGAGAGGCAAACCGGCTGCTGGCATCCATCCTGCACCACAACAGATCCCAG GAAGTGGTCAAAGCCATCCAGGCAGCACAAGGAGTGAAGCATCTGGTTTCCATGACAACAAGTGAACATGCTGCCATGCAGAATGAGGCTCTGAATGCCTTGGCAATAGCTTCTGCCATCGATTTAg aaactcTTGAAGAATCTTTTAAAGAATCACAGCTAGTTCAAAGCTTACACAAACTTCTACGAGATGATAACACAAGTCCTGAGGTGAAATACAATTCAATGGGCCTTTTGTGCAGACTTCTTAATTCAG GTGACCTGAGACAAGAAATAGAAGAGGACAAGATCAAAGACACCCTTGAGCaactctgcagccacagcaatgCAGACGTGGTCAAGGAAGCCATCACAACATTACAGGTTTTGAGAGGAGAGACACCCCACTAA